A genome region from Micromonospora inyonensis includes the following:
- a CDS encoding ABC transporter permease: protein MIARRLARTALLALAATAVVFAATEALPGDAGTLRDAGRASPEQVARAREQLGLDEPLVMRYLRWLGGLLQGDLGRSLSSGRPVSDLLGQRLPATISLVAAALAVTVLLTTAGLVVTHLCRGRGGTLAAGLAAVPQAVYAAALGALLSGMLGWLPAVSLLPLGGHPWQEPRMLLLPALALALPSAAFAGTLLRGVLTDTLRRPHVVDAYRRGLPPALVLRRHVLPFLAVPAIQVLALTAGWLAAGTALVETVYGFPGLGGLLVSAVAVRDVPVVQGAALMPVVAVLVGMLLADLAAAAVHRTARPAAARCTAALGGTH from the coding sequence GTGATCGCACGCCGCCTCGCCCGCACGGCGCTGCTGGCACTGGCGGCCACCGCAGTGGTCTTCGCCGCCACCGAGGCGCTACCGGGAGACGCGGGGACCCTCCGGGACGCCGGGCGGGCGTCACCGGAGCAGGTCGCGCGGGCGCGCGAGCAACTCGGCCTGGACGAGCCGCTGGTCATGCGGTATCTGCGGTGGCTGGGTGGGCTGCTCCAGGGCGACCTGGGCCGGTCGCTGAGCAGCGGCCGACCGGTGAGCGACCTGCTCGGCCAGCGTCTGCCCGCCACCATCAGCCTGGTCGCCGCCGCGCTGGCGGTGACCGTGCTGCTGACCACGGCCGGCCTGGTCGTCACGCATCTGTGTCGGGGCCGGGGCGGAACGCTCGCTGCCGGTCTCGCCGCGGTGCCGCAGGCCGTCTACGCGGCGGCTCTCGGCGCGTTGCTGTCCGGGATGTTGGGATGGCTGCCCGCCGTGTCCCTGCTGCCACTGGGTGGCCACCCGTGGCAGGAGCCTCGGATGCTCCTTCTGCCGGCGCTGGCCCTCGCGCTGCCGTCGGCCGCGTTCGCCGGCACGCTGCTGCGCGGAGTGCTGACCGACACCCTGCGCCGGCCGCACGTCGTCGACGCGTACCGGCGCGGCCTGCCACCGGCACTGGTGCTGCGCCGCCACGTGCTGCCGTTCCTGGCCGTGCCCGCGATTCAGGTGCTTGCCCTGACCGCCGGGTGGCTCGCGGCCGGAACCGCCCTGGTGGAAACTGTGTACGGCTTTCCCGGCCTCGGTGGGCTACTCGTGTCGGCGGTGGCGGTGCGGGACGTGCCGGTGGTGCAGGGCGCGGCCCTGATGCCGGTGGTGGCCGTGCTGGTCGGGATGCTGCTCGCCGATCTCGCCGCCGCGGCGGTGCACCGGACTGCTCGTCCCGCCGCTGCCCGCTGCACCGCAGCGTTGGGCGGTACTCACTGA
- a CDS encoding ABC transporter substrate-binding protein, with product MHIAVQSRLSRRRLLPLAIAAALLVGGCGADTTTGGSAGESGTPVDGGTLRYVVPGSPATASNDPHGGLGNESDLMRFALTYDVLTVPGADGIPQPRLARSWKPNQTLDRWTFHLRDNATFTDGQPVLAKDVLYSLTRIANKAAENYGRLADFDMAAASAPDDHTVILATRAPMAEAPKALESISFVVPDGSTDFSKPVHGSGPFRVTGTDAQTAVLVRNDHWWGERPHLDRIEIRAVADPQARAVAVTSGQADVAGSVSPAAVKAAEAGGGVQVVRRKGVTEYPIIMRLDSAPFSDPRVREAFRLAADRQALVDTVFLGYGQIANDLPTPYDPSYPKGLTQRTRDMDRARDLLKQAGHADGLRLTLHTTTSYPGMDTTATLYAKQLADIGVRVEVKLEPADTYWTAIYAKKNFYVGYYGGISFPDLVRVGLLAAAPTNETAWRSAPFDAEFNAAMGILDPAERNARLARIQQDLWRDGGYVVWGVGDGLDLIAPGVHDLPDGPGFQRMFIERAWKAK from the coding sequence ATGCACATCGCTGTCCAGTCCCGCCTATCCCGGCGCAGACTGCTGCCCCTCGCCATCGCCGCCGCCCTGCTGGTGGGCGGGTGCGGCGCCGACACCACGACCGGCGGTTCCGCCGGCGAGTCCGGCACGCCGGTCGACGGCGGCACCCTGCGCTACGTCGTACCGGGGTCTCCGGCCACCGCCAGCAACGACCCGCACGGCGGACTCGGCAACGAGTCGGACCTCATGCGCTTCGCGCTGACCTACGACGTGCTGACCGTCCCCGGCGCCGACGGCATCCCGCAGCCGCGCCTCGCCCGATCGTGGAAGCCGAACCAGACCCTGGACCGGTGGACGTTCCACCTACGCGACAACGCCACATTCACCGACGGCCAACCGGTACTCGCCAAGGACGTGCTCTACTCGCTGACCCGGATCGCGAACAAGGCCGCCGAGAACTACGGCCGGCTGGCCGACTTCGACATGGCCGCCGCCAGCGCACCCGACGACCACACGGTGATCCTGGCGACCCGGGCACCGATGGCCGAAGCCCCGAAGGCGCTGGAATCCATCAGCTTCGTGGTCCCCGACGGCAGCACCGACTTCTCCAAGCCCGTGCACGGCTCGGGGCCGTTCCGGGTGACCGGGACCGACGCCCAGACCGCCGTGCTCGTCCGCAACGACCACTGGTGGGGCGAGCGACCCCACCTGGACCGGATCGAGATCCGGGCGGTCGCCGACCCGCAGGCCCGTGCCGTCGCCGTCACCTCCGGCCAAGCGGACGTCGCCGGCAGCGTCAGCCCGGCGGCCGTCAAGGCCGCCGAGGCCGGCGGTGGAGTGCAGGTCGTACGCCGCAAGGGCGTCACCGAGTATCCGATCATCATGCGCCTGGACAGCGCGCCGTTCAGCGATCCGAGGGTACGTGAGGCGTTCCGACTCGCCGCCGACCGGCAGGCACTCGTCGACACGGTGTTCCTCGGTTACGGCCAGATCGCCAACGACCTGCCCACCCCGTACGACCCGTCGTACCCGAAGGGACTGACCCAACGCACCCGGGACATGGACCGGGCCAGGGATCTGCTCAAGCAGGCTGGGCACGCGGACGGGCTGAGGCTGACCCTGCACACCACGACGTCGTACCCCGGCATGGACACCACGGCCACCCTGTACGCCAAGCAGCTCGCCGACATCGGGGTGCGGGTCGAGGTGAAGCTCGAGCCGGCCGACACCTACTGGACCGCCATCTACGCCAAGAAGAACTTCTACGTGGGCTACTACGGCGGCATCTCCTTCCCCGACCTGGTACGCGTCGGGCTGTTGGCCGCCGCCCCGACCAACGAGACCGCCTGGCGCAGCGCCCCGTTCGACGCCGAGTTCAACGCCGCCATGGGCATCCTCGACCCGGCCGAGCGCAACGCCCGGCTCGCCCGCATCCAGCAGGACCTGTGGCGCGACGGCGGGTACGTGGTGTGGGGCGTCGGAGACGGGCTGGACCTGATCGCGCCCGGTGTGCACGACCTGCCCGACGGTCCCGGCTTCCAGCGGATGTTCATCGAACGTGCCTGGAAGGCGAAGTGA